A stretch of the Agromyces larvae genome encodes the following:
- a CDS encoding ABC transporter permease yields the protein MTAIAPAVSGGTDATPAPSRRGAASVSVPAALGLVPFAAYVLVFLALPTLLAVISGFFDDDGAFTLDNLIALGDPVIVQTFVNSIWLSALTAVAGAIIGALACYALLGLPSTSRVRSTVDAVAGVLAQFGGVMLAFAFIATIGLQGMITLWLQNVFGVDIFAEGAWVYSLPGLILPYIYFQVPLMVITFMPAVSALKPQWAEANLTLGGSRTGFWLRIGMPVLAPSFLASLLLLFANAFSSYATAAALASQGSQIVPLQIRAALTSETILGRSNLAGTLALGMIVIMAVVMWLYSLVQQRAARWQR from the coding sequence ATGACCGCCATCGCTCCCGCGGTCAGCGGCGGGACGGATGCCACGCCGGCTCCGTCCCGCCGCGGCGCGGCCTCCGTCTCGGTACCTGCGGCGCTGGGCCTCGTGCCCTTCGCCGCGTACGTGCTGGTCTTCCTCGCGCTGCCGACGCTGCTCGCCGTCATCAGCGGGTTCTTCGACGACGACGGCGCCTTCACACTCGACAACCTCATCGCGCTCGGCGACCCCGTGATCGTGCAGACCTTCGTCAACTCGATCTGGCTGTCGGCGCTCACCGCCGTCGCCGGCGCGATCATCGGCGCACTCGCCTGCTACGCGCTGCTGGGCCTGCCGTCGACGAGCCGGGTGCGCTCGACCGTCGACGCCGTCGCGGGCGTGCTGGCGCAGTTCGGTGGAGTGATGCTCGCGTTCGCGTTCATCGCCACGATCGGGCTGCAGGGCATGATCACGCTCTGGCTGCAGAACGTGTTCGGCGTCGACATCTTCGCCGAGGGGGCGTGGGTCTACAGCCTGCCCGGGCTGATCCTGCCGTACATCTACTTCCAGGTGCCGCTCATGGTGATCACGTTCATGCCCGCGGTGTCGGCGCTGAAACCGCAGTGGGCCGAGGCGAACCTGACGCTCGGCGGGTCGCGCACCGGGTTCTGGCTGCGCATCGGCATGCCCGTGCTCGCACCGAGTTTCCTGGCGAGCCTGCTGCTGCTGTTCGCGAACGCGTTCTCGTCGTACGCGACGGCGGCAGCGCTCGCGAGCCAGGGGTCGCAGATCGTGCCGCTGCAGATCCGCGCGGCGCTGACCAGCGAGACCATCCTGGGGCGCTCGAACCTGGCGGGTACGCTCGCGCTCGGCATGATCGTGATCATGGCCGTCGTGATGTGGCTGTACTCGCTCGTGCAGCAGCGGGCGGCCCGGTGGCAGCGGTGA
- a CDS encoding ABC transporter substrate-binding protein: MHATRTRTLAAVALLGAAALALSGCASADASSDDTGGVDAATATSVADFGTFADLEAAAKAEGALNVIALPRDWANYGEIIDAFTARYPEITVNEITPDASSAEEIEAAKTNAGLDTAPDVFDLGLTVTLQNTDQFAPYQVQTWDDIPDDLKEPSGLYVGDYGGFMSVGYDSSKYPAPKTLDDLLGADYTGAVAINGDPTQAGAAFAAVGLATVQSGGTLDDFQPGIDFFGELQQAGNLLKVDVTTATVASGETPVVFDWDYLNASHVADNPNWKVVVFPGTGYAGYYNQAINVDAPHPAAARLWQEFLYSDDAQNLWLKGGARPVRAEAMAAAGTIDEKLWNALPAVPDDIAIPTQDQSTAAGELLGQKWAAAVQ; encoded by the coding sequence CGCTCGCCGCGGTCGCCCTGCTGGGCGCCGCCGCGCTCGCACTCAGCGGCTGCGCATCCGCCGACGCGTCGTCCGACGACACCGGCGGCGTCGACGCGGCCACCGCGACCAGCGTCGCCGACTTCGGCACGTTCGCCGACCTCGAGGCCGCCGCGAAGGCCGAAGGCGCGCTGAACGTCATCGCGCTGCCGCGCGACTGGGCCAACTACGGCGAGATCATCGACGCGTTCACGGCCCGGTACCCCGAGATCACGGTCAACGAGATCACGCCCGACGCTTCGAGCGCCGAGGAGATCGAGGCCGCCAAGACCAACGCGGGCCTCGACACGGCGCCCGACGTCTTCGACCTCGGCCTCACCGTCACGCTGCAGAACACCGACCAGTTCGCGCCGTATCAGGTGCAGACGTGGGACGACATCCCCGACGACCTCAAGGAGCCGAGCGGCCTCTACGTCGGCGACTACGGCGGGTTCATGTCGGTCGGCTACGACTCGTCGAAGTACCCGGCGCCGAAGACGCTCGACGACCTGCTCGGGGCCGACTACACGGGCGCCGTCGCGATCAACGGCGACCCCACGCAGGCCGGTGCGGCCTTCGCCGCGGTCGGCCTCGCGACGGTGCAGTCGGGCGGCACGCTCGACGACTTCCAGCCGGGCATCGACTTCTTCGGCGAGCTGCAGCAGGCGGGCAACCTGCTGAAGGTGGATGTCACGACCGCCACGGTCGCGTCGGGCGAGACGCCCGTCGTGTTCGACTGGGACTACCTGAACGCGAGCCACGTCGCCGACAACCCGAACTGGAAGGTCGTGGTGTTCCCGGGCACCGGGTACGCCGGGTACTACAACCAGGCGATCAACGTCGATGCCCCGCACCCCGCCGCCGCGCGTCTCTGGCAGGAGTTCCTCTACAGCGACGACGCGCAGAACCTGTGGCTGAAGGGCGGCGCGCGCCCGGTGCGCGCCGAGGCGATGGCAGCCGCGGGCACCATCGACGAGAAGCTCTGGAACGCGCTGCCCGCCGTGCCCGATGACATCGCCATTCCCACGCAGGACCAGAGCACCGCTGCCGGCGAATTGCTCGGCCAGAAGTGGGCGGCTGCGGTTCAGTAA
- a CDS encoding ABC transporter ATP-binding protein, with protein MTVTRESAASAVIPTERNLVLASRGEGVAVAFDRVVKDYGSGPVLHDFTLEIEAGEFVSLLGPSGCGKTTALRVLAGLETATDGVVRIGGEDVSRVPTNRRDLGMVFQSYSLFPHLTVLGNTLFGLRMRRVAKADARARALDALELVGLGHLADRYPHQLSGGQQQRVALARAIVTEPRVLLLDEPLSALDAKVRVQLRDEIRRIQLRLGITTVFVTHDQEEALAVSDRIAVMDRGGIEQVGTPEELYLRPASPIVAAFVGLSSLVPATISGGFAELFGTRVPVLGDAPDGSAEVFVRPENVRLAGDDGIAATVQESTFLGSFRRTLVTTADGTALRLQHDADERLEFGDRVHVALAPAPVAVRSTDPSAP; from the coding sequence ATGACCGTCACCCGCGAATCGGCCGCCTCGGCCGTCATCCCCACCGAGCGCAACCTGGTGCTCGCCAGCCGCGGCGAAGGCGTCGCCGTCGCGTTCGACCGGGTCGTGAAGGACTACGGCTCGGGCCCGGTGCTGCACGACTTCACGCTCGAGATCGAGGCCGGCGAGTTCGTCTCGCTGCTCGGGCCGTCGGGCTGCGGCAAGACGACGGCGCTGCGCGTGCTCGCCGGGCTCGAGACCGCGACCGACGGGGTGGTGCGCATCGGCGGCGAGGATGTCTCGCGGGTGCCGACCAACCGGCGCGACCTCGGGATGGTGTTCCAGTCGTACTCGCTGTTCCCGCACCTCACGGTGCTCGGCAACACCCTCTTCGGGCTGCGGATGCGCCGGGTTGCGAAGGCTGACGCGCGAGCGCGAGCGCTCGACGCGCTCGAACTCGTCGGGCTCGGGCACCTCGCCGACCGGTACCCGCACCAGCTGTCGGGCGGGCAGCAGCAGCGGGTCGCGCTCGCCCGTGCCATCGTCACCGAGCCGCGCGTGCTGCTGCTCGACGAGCCGCTGTCGGCGCTCGACGCGAAGGTGCGGGTGCAGCTCCGCGACGAGATCCGCCGCATCCAGCTGCGACTCGGCATCACGACCGTCTTCGTCACGCACGACCAGGAGGAGGCGCTGGCCGTCTCCGACCGCATCGCCGTGATGGACCGCGGCGGCATCGAGCAGGTCGGCACCCCCGAAGAGCTCTATCTGCGGCCCGCCTCGCCGATCGTGGCCGCCTTCGTGGGGCTCAGCTCCCTCGTGCCGGCGACGATCAGCGGCGGGTTCGCCGAACTCTTCGGCACCCGCGTCCCCGTGCTCGGCGACGCGCCCGACGGCTCGGCCGAGGTGTTCGTGCGCCCCGAGAACGTGCGGCTCGCCGGCGACGACGGCATCGCGGCGACCGTGCAGGAGAGCACGTTCCTCGGCAGCTTCCGCCGCACGCTGGTCACGACCGCCGACGGCACCGCGCTACGCCTGCAGCACGACGCCGACGAGCGGCTCGAGTTCGGCGACCGGGTGCACGTCGCCCTGGCGCCCGCACCCGTGGCGGTGCGCAGCACCGACCCATCCGCCCCCTGA
- a CDS encoding ABC transporter permease: MAAVSRAAASTGFAPGRTARWIIGILIAGVFSIPIIAMIEFTLRDRDGGHSFVHWTGLFDPANAPKYQPIWQGLTNSLILAVVTIAIVLLLLAPTMILVTLRFPRLSRPLEFIALLPISIPAIVLVVGLAPVYLVIGRTFGTGIWSLAFAYGITVLPYAYRAIQASIDATDVRTLAEAARSLGASWSDVLFRVLAPNLRAGLLAASLISVAVVLGEYTIASLLARQNLQTALVVVGKQDAYVAVIFSLLALAFAFALLLVIGRASTRTARKARS; this comes from the coding sequence GTGGCAGCGGTGAGCCGGGCGGCGGCGAGCACCGGCTTCGCGCCGGGCCGCACCGCCCGCTGGATCATCGGCATCCTGATCGCGGGCGTCTTCTCGATTCCGATCATCGCGATGATCGAGTTCACGCTGCGCGACCGCGACGGCGGCCACTCGTTCGTGCACTGGACCGGCCTGTTCGACCCGGCCAACGCCCCGAAGTACCAGCCGATCTGGCAGGGCCTGACGAACTCGCTGATCCTCGCGGTCGTCACGATCGCGATCGTGCTGCTGCTGCTCGCACCCACGATGATCCTCGTGACCCTGCGGTTCCCGCGCCTCAGCCGGCCGCTCGAGTTCATCGCGCTGCTGCCGATCTCGATCCCCGCGATCGTCCTCGTCGTCGGGCTCGCGCCCGTGTACCTCGTCATCGGCCGCACCTTCGGCACCGGCATCTGGTCGCTCGCGTTCGCGTACGGCATCACCGTGCTGCCGTACGCGTACCGAGCCATCCAGGCCTCGATCGATGCGACCGATGTGCGCACCCTCGCCGAGGCCGCCCGCTCGCTCGGCGCGAGCTGGAGCGACGTGCTGTTCCGGGTGCTCGCGCCGAACCTGCGCGCGGGGCTGCTCGCGGCATCCCTCATCTCGGTCGCGGTGGTGCTCGGCGAGTACACCATCGCGTCGCTGCTCGCCCGCCAGAACCTCCAGACCGCGCTCGTCGTCGTCGGCAAGCAGGACGCCTACGTCGCCGTCATCTTCTCGCTGCTCGCCCTCGCGTTCGCGTTCGCCCTGCTGCTCGTCATCGGACGCGCGAGCACCCGCACCGCCCGAAAGGCCCGTTCATGA